The Streptomyces sp. SS1-1 genome has a segment encoding these proteins:
- a CDS encoding alpha/beta hydrolase, translating into MNKHKRFKTSVRLLTGSVAGLTLAAAALTYTATADATGAGGAYGSSADAPGGTRTVRYDLGDEAWHLPQTGEPVELSGVVHYPADLGEGRHPLIVMLHGWHESCADRQAEAVRTAAEDSGDDAAYAAASARLFAWPCAKGTPALPSEDGYDYLARALAAEGFVVVSAGANGINASSVSGDENAAARADLINRHLRMWQKLSTSGKGELAGKFTDPVTGAARSVGFVHHLDLGKVGVMGHSRAGAGVTWQAADSHRGQWPRGVKVKAVAALAPAYNVMTENMSDYTITRTPFAVVRGTCDGQVGGEAFAFAADAAKGNRSGFHRFAVRGANHNYFNTQWSPRSGQVAASDDATPVEGHPGQCTDHEGSTPTTHLTEPQQRHVAITYLGAFFHRYLDTDTTQDPVLTGARHPVAAITEVDVTASTP; encoded by the coding sequence GTGAACAAGCACAAGCGTTTCAAGACTTCGGTCCGCCTGCTGACCGGGTCGGTGGCGGGACTGACCCTCGCGGCAGCCGCCTTGACGTACACGGCGACGGCGGATGCCACGGGGGCGGGCGGGGCGTACGGATCCTCTGCGGACGCGCCCGGGGGCACGAGGACGGTCCGCTATGACCTGGGTGATGAGGCCTGGCATCTGCCGCAGACGGGCGAGCCGGTCGAATTGAGCGGTGTGGTGCACTATCCCGCCGACCTGGGTGAGGGGCGGCATCCGCTGATCGTCATGCTCCACGGCTGGCACGAGAGCTGCGCCGACCGGCAGGCCGAGGCCGTACGCACGGCCGCGGAGGACAGTGGCGACGATGCCGCGTACGCGGCTGCCAGTGCCAGACTGTTCGCCTGGCCCTGTGCAAAGGGAACGCCCGCCCTGCCCAGCGAGGACGGGTACGACTACCTCGCCCGCGCGCTGGCCGCGGAGGGGTTCGTCGTGGTCTCGGCCGGCGCGAACGGCATCAACGCCTCCTCCGTGTCGGGCGACGAGAACGCCGCAGCGCGGGCCGATCTCATCAACCGGCACCTGCGCATGTGGCAGAAGCTCAGCACCAGCGGAAAAGGAGAACTGGCCGGGAAGTTCACGGATCCGGTGACCGGCGCGGCACGAAGCGTTGGATTCGTCCACCACCTGGACCTGGGCAAGGTGGGAGTCATGGGGCACTCTCGGGCGGGAGCCGGGGTCACCTGGCAGGCTGCGGACAGCCATCGGGGGCAGTGGCCCCGGGGCGTGAAGGTCAAGGCGGTGGCGGCGCTGGCACCCGCCTACAACGTGATGACGGAGAACATGTCCGACTACACGATCACCAGGACGCCCTTCGCGGTCGTCAGGGGAACGTGTGACGGACAGGTGGGCGGTGAGGCGTTCGCGTTCGCGGCCGACGCGGCCAAGGGGAATCGCAGCGGCTTCCACCGGTTCGCGGTCCGCGGGGCCAACCACAACTACTTCAACACGCAATGGTCGCCCCGGAGCGGCCAGGTCGCGGCCTCCGACGACGCCACGCCGGTCGAAGGGCATCCCGGGCAGTGCACCGACCACGAGGGTTCGACGCCGACCACACACCTGACCGAACCGCAGCAACGCCATGTCGCCATCACCTACCTCGGTGCCTTCTTCCACCGGTACCTCGACACCGACACGACGCAGGACCCCGTGCTGACGGGCGCCCGGCACCCCGTTGCAGCCATCACTGAAGTGGATGTGACAGCCTCCACGCCCTGA